AATTTACATCAACCACAAATGCCCTTTTTAGACCATGTTCTGCAAGTTCCAACCTACGGATGGAAAGACGCCGATGGAAATCTCGTAAAGCCAAGCAAAAAAGAAATTTTCACTGAATTCTTCAAACGCCTTAATATTTTTAAGGATAAACGAAATTGGTTACCCTTTTTTAGCTGGTTAAAAGTAGCTTGCCTCATCCCCTTTTTTATCATCTTTTTGGTTTACCATTTCAGTTGGTGGACTGTGTTAGCCGCGTTCCTGTACAGTATGATCGTTATGGGGACCCATGGAACGATATGGCATCATCGATTTGCGACACACGGCGCATTTAAATTCCGCAACGGTTTCTGGCGTTTTTTCACGCAGAATTTGACCATCAATGTAATTCCCGAAGAAATATATGTTATTTCACATCATGTTCACCACGCAAAATCCGATAAACCGGGTGATCCCTATAATGCCCAAGCTGGCTTTCTATACTGTTTTTTAGCCGATGTAAATCACCAGCCTATTGCTAAGAACCTTACGGAAAATTCCTATAACCGCGTCAAATTGCTTATGCGACACACGGGTGTAACAGCTAATAGTTATGCGCAATATCAAAAGTGGGGGTCGTATGTCAATCCCTCTCATGCAATAGGATCCTGGATATTAAACTGGGCTTTTTGGTATGCCGCCTTTTATTTAATCGGTGGTCACGCACTTGCCTGTACACTCTTTGGAGCCGCCGGCTTTTGGGCAGTCGGTGTGCGCACATTCAACTATGAAGGGCATGCAAAAGGTGAAGACAAACAACGTGAAGGTATCGATTTCAATGAGAGAGACAAATCCATAAACCAGTTATGGCCTGGCATTGTAGCAGGCGAATGGCACAACAACCACCATTTATATCCAAAGAGTGCGCGGAGTGGCTTTAAGCCTTATCAGATAGATCTCGCATGGTGCTATATTAAAATGATGCATAAATTTGGA
The Sphingobacterium multivorum genome window above contains:
- a CDS encoding fatty acid desaturase, which encodes MEYDTFSKNYNLHQPQMPFLDHVLQVPTYGWKDADGNLVKPSKKEIFTEFFKRLNIFKDKRNWLPFFSWLKVACLIPFFIIFLVYHFSWWTVLAAFLYSMIVMGTHGTIWHHRFATHGAFKFRNGFWRFFTQNLTINVIPEEIYVISHHVHHAKSDKPGDPYNAQAGFLYCFLADVNHQPIAKNLTENSYNRVKLLMRHTGVTANSYAQYQKWGSYVNPSHAIGSWILNWAFWYAAFYLIGGHALACTLFGAAGFWAVGVRTFNYEGHAKGEDKQREGIDFNERDKSINQLWPGIVAGEWHNNHHLYPKSARSGFKPYQIDLAWCYIKMMHKFGAVSSYRDDKKRFDEQYRIPYLKSKE